In Cicer arietinum cultivar CDC Frontier isolate Library 1 chromosome 7, Cicar.CDCFrontier_v2.0, whole genome shotgun sequence, a single window of DNA contains:
- the LOC101510977 gene encoding probable methyltransferase PMT2: MAKPSHADNRTRSSVQIFIVVGLCCFFYILGAWQRSGFGKGDSIALEITKHNAECDVVPNLSFDSHHAGKVSQINEADSKTKAFKPCKARYTDYTPCQDQRRAMTFPRENMNYRERHCPPEEEKLHCMIPAPKGYVTPFPWPKSRDYVPYANAPYKSLTVEKAIQNWIQYEGNVFRFPGGGTQFPQGADKYIDQLASVVPIDDGTVRTALDTGCGVASWGAYLWSRNVVAMSFAPRDSHEAQVQFALERGVPAVIGVLGTIKLPYPSRAFDMAHCSRCLIPWGANDGMYMMEVDRVLRPGGYWVLSGPPINWKVNYKAWQRPKEELEEEQRNIEEVAKKLCWEKKSENAEIAIWQKTTNSESCRSRQDDSSVEFCKSSDPDDVWYKKMEACITPTPKVSDGDLKPFPSRLYAIPPRVSSGSIPGVSSEKYQDDNKTWKKHVNAYKKINSLLDSGRYRNIMDMNAGLGSFAAAIHSSKSWVMNVVPTIAEKSTLGVIYERGLIGIYHDWCEAFSTYPRTYDLIHANGLFSLYQDKCNTEDILLEMDRILRPEGAVIIRDEVDVLIKVKQLISGMRWNSKLVDHEDGPLVPEKVLIAVKQYWVTDGNSTSTE; encoded by the exons ATGGCAAAACCAAGTCATGCTGATAATAGAACTAGAAGTTCTGTGCAGATCTTTATAGTAGTTGGTTTGTGCtgtttcttttatatattgGGAGCATGGCAAAGAAGTGGTTTCGGAAAAGGTGATAGCATAGCATTAGAGATTACAAAGCATAATGCAGAATGTGATGTAGTTCCGAATTTAAGTTTTGATTCACACCATGCTGGAAAAGTTAGTCAAATCAATGAAGCTGATTCGAAAACTAAGGCGTTTAAACCATGCAAGGCTCGTTATACCGATTACACTCCTTGCCAAGATCAACGGCGTGCAATGACGTTTCCTAGAGAAAACATGAACTATAGAGAGAGACATTGTCCACCAGAGGAAGAGAAGTTGCATTGTATGATCCCGGCACCGAAAGGGTATGTAACGCCTTTTCCGTGGCCTAAGAGTAGGGATTATGTTCCTTATGCTAATGCACCTTACAAGAGTCTCACAGTTGAGAAGGCTATTCAGAATTGGATACAATATGAGGGGAATGTGTTTAGATTCCCTGGTGGTGGAACTCAATTTCCTCAAGGTGCTGATAAATATATCGATCAACTTGCATCTGTTGTACCTATCGATGATGGAACAGTGAGGACAGCGCTGGACACCGGTTGTGGG GTTGCTAGTTGGGGTGCGTATCTCTGGAGCAGAAATGTCGTTGCCATGTCGTTTGCACCGAGGGACTCTCACGAAGCACAAGTTCAATTTGCTCTTGAAAGGGGTGTACCTGCTGTTATTGGTGTTTTAGGAACCATAAAGTTGCCATATCCATCTCGAGCCTTCGACATGGCTCATTGTTCTCGATGTTTGATTCCATGGGGAGCAAATG ATGGAATGTATATGATGGAAGTTGATAGAGTTCTAAGGCCTGGTGGTTATTGGGTGCTTTCTGGTCCTCCAATCAATTGGAAGGTTAACTACAAAGCATGGCAGAGACCAAAGGAGGAACTCGAGGAAGAACAAAGAAATATTGAAGAGGTTGCTAAGAAACTTTGCTGGGAGAAGAAGTCTGAGAATGCTGAAATTGCCATTTGGCAAAAGACTACTAACTCCGAATCATGCCGTAGCAGACAAGACGATTCCAGTGTAGAATTTTGCAAATCCTCAGATCCCGATGATGTTTG GTATAAGAAAATGGAGGCCTGCATTACTCCGACTCCTAAAGTTTCCGATGGTGATCTTAAACCATTTCCAAGCAGGCTATATGCCATCCCTCCAAGAGTTTCTAGTGGCTCTATTCCCGGAGTTTCTTCTGAGAAATACCAGGATGATAACAAAACATGGAAAAAACATGTCAATGCTTACAAGAAAATTAACTCACTATTGGATTCCGGAAGATATCGCAACATTATGGATATGAATGCTGGTTTGGGTAGTTTTGCTGCAGCTATTCATTCATCAAAGTCATGGGTCATGAATGTTGTGCCCACGATAGCTGAGAAAAGTACTCTCGGTGTGATCTATGAGCGAGGACTGATTGGCATCTATCATGATTG GTGTGAAGCATTTTCCACATATCCAAGGACATATGACCTTATTCATGCCAATGGTCTCTTTAGTCTGTACCAGGATAA ATGCAACACAGAAGACATTCTTCTCGAGATGGACCGAATTTTGCGACCAGAAGGCGCAGTAATAATCCGCGACGAAGTCGATGTGTTAATTAAGGTAAAGCAATTAATCAGTGGAATGAGATGGAATAGTAAATTGGTTGATCATGAAGATGGTCCTCTTGTTCCTGAGAAGGTACTAATTGCTGTTAAACAATATTGGGTTACTGATGGAAATTCCACATCAACAGAATAA
- the LOC101511503 gene encoding protein PHYTOCHROME KINASE SUBSTRATE 1 gives MFTLSSSSKNTLHQIQTLNSENKNNNHHHDAIFSPYLTNKEGNFILKLGESSQIINPFINPTKSPLSQVEKTEDSGEIGVFGAEKYFNRREVETSRAATKYLPQRDEKMAIETRKYKVDEYGTSSIGSVSTWNSQNALLKSGLRNSNKEKVQANKSVLYNLGFKCSCSDKNSVDINDHEGKISFRNYGAVHSKTKPKKIFNLGLDDVSVKKISKPSSEIFINNNKDVYFQKNSLACNTRNHLVKMQSPLDEENTPRKSLEVFGSPKPILNSKRSSLSIDKRLVFPKMVEEIDSNYDVDDAASDASSDLFEIESIKGKSHTTFLTRQTSDATSSCVSPNCYAPSEASIEWSVVTASIDCEDQMSEFTIRTPIRTPLNSSNGKTKVSREIPRRRPGILLGCKSHKAVKVVGDAFITYEKSSLSPNIANRNNINSMVARFPGETNLAAKRHG, from the coding sequence ATGTTCACTTTATCTTCCAGTTCCAAAAACACCCTCCATCAAATTCAAACTTTAAACTCTGAAAACAAGAACAACAATCACCACCATGATGCCATTTTTTCTCCTTACTTGACCAACAAGGAAGGTAACTTTATATTAAAGCTTGGTGAATCAAGCCAAATAATCAACCCCTTTATCAACCCAACAAAATCTCCTCTTTCCCAAGTGGAAAAGACAGAAGATAGTGGAGAAATTGGAGTATTTGGTGCTGAAAAATACTTCAACAGAAGAGAGGTTGAAACTTCAAGAGCTGCAACAAAGTACCTTCCTcaaagagatgaaaaaatgGCTATAGAAACAAGAAAGTACAAAGTTGATGAGTATGGAACTTCAAGTATCGGTTCTGTGTCAACATGGAACAGCCAAAATGCACTCTTAAAGAGTGGACTTAGAAATTCTAACAAAGAAAAAGTGCAAGCTAATAAGAGTGTTCTATATAATCTTGGTTTCAAATGTTCTTGTTCTGATAAAAATTCTGTTGATATCAATGACCATGAAGgtaaaataagttttagaaATTATGGTGCAGTTCATAGcaaaacaaaaccaaaaaaGATATTCAATCTTGGTCTAGATGATGTTTCAGTTAAAAAAATAAGCAAGCCAAGTTCTGAAATCttcatcaataataataaagatgTTTACTTTCAAAAAAATAGTTTGGCTTGTAACACAAGAAACCATCTTGTGAAAATGCAGAGTCCACTAGATGAAGAAAATACACCAAGAAAATCATTGGAAGTGTTTGGCTCTCCAAAACCAATATTGAATAGCAAAAGAAGTTCATTGAGTATTGATAAAAGGTTAGTATTTCCAAAAATGGTGGAAGAAATTGATTCAAACTATGATGTTGATGATGCAGCTAGCGATGCAAGTTCAGATTTGTTTGAGATTGAGAGTATCAAAGGAAAATCCCACACTACTTTTCTTACCAGACAAACATCAGATGCTACTTCAAGTTGCGTTAGCCCAAATTGCTACGCGCCGAGCGAGGCAAGCATAGAATGGAGTGTGGTAACTGCAAGCATAGATTGTGAAGATCAAATGTCTGAATTTACCATAAGAACTCCAATAAGGACACCATTGAATTCCTCAAATGGAAAAACAAAGGTGAGTAGGGAGATACCGAGGCGGCGGCCCGGCATCTTGTTGGGATGCAAGAGCCATAAAGCTGTTAAAGTTGTTGGTGATGCCTTCATAACATATGAAAAATCAAGTTTAAGTCCAAATATTGCTAATAGAAACAATATAAATTCTATGGTGGCAAGGTTTCCAGGAGAGACAAATCTTGCTGCAAAAAGGCATGGATAG
- the LOC101491503 gene encoding epi-neemfruitin B 7-O-acetyltransferse L7AT-like, which produces MQEFSNLSTQLKNSLSKALTIFYPLGGRRNDIFSIDCNDDGAIYIESSINMEMEEFLKPPKLELLNKLLPCEPNKTHPYNKILPQILVQVNIFKCGGIAIGLCNLHTILDAYSCSLFLKTWSSICKGSIDEIFKPNFSIASSTFPPRNTFGVRAGVLNINKGLEIEVKCTTRRFLFDNKAINELKEMSQSQNNGINKKPTCYKVVCSFICKHMILACMKELLVSESKREVVVLHVVDMRRRMGETLLQNSIGNLLWPAMMVCENVNKDTNIIDMVRILEDEIGKVNEELFLKVKNDPCFMWSEECGELMLERMENKNPISFVFTSWGNMGFKEMDFGWGKPLWLGQRGGTKETIPNTVVLMETYEGIEAWMTMAEKHLDVLENDKEFIKFALLNPNVNFNLV; this is translated from the coding sequence ATGCAAGAATTCTCAAACCTCTCAACTCAACTAAAGAATTCACTCTCCAAGGCACTAACAATTTTCTACCCTCTTGGTGGTAGAAGAAATGATATATTCTCGATCGATTGCAACGATGATGGCGCAATTTACATTGAATCATCAATAAACATGGAAATGGAAGAGTTCTTAAAACCACCAAAATTGGAATTACTAAACAAATTGCTTCCATGTGAACCAAACAAGACACACCCTTACAACAAAATCTTACCTCAAATTTTAGTCCAAGTCAACATTTTTAAATGTGGAGGAATAGCTATTGGTTTGTGCAATCTCCACACAATACTAGATGCATATTCTTGTAGTTTATTCTTGAAAACTTGGTCTTCAATTTGTAAAGGGTCAattgatgaaatatttaaaCCAAATTTCTCAATTGCTTCTTCTACTTTTCCTCCAAGAAACACTTTTGGTGTAAGAGCCGGTGTGTTGAATATTAACAAAGGCTTAGAAATTGAAGTCAAATGCACCACAAGAAGATTTTTGTTTGATAACAAAGCAATTAATGAATTGAAAGAAATGTCACAATCACAAAATAATGGAATCAATAAAAAACCTACATGTTACAAGGTAGTATGTTCATTTATATGTAAACACATGATTTTAGCATGCATGAAGGAATTATTAGTTAGTGAGAGTAAAAGGGAAGTGGTGGTTTTACATGTTGTGGATATGAGGAGAAGGATGGGAGAGACTTTGTTACAAAATTCCATTGGAAATTTATTATGGCCAGCTATGATGGTTTGTGAGAATGTCAACAAGGACACTAATATTATTGATATGGTTAGAATTTTAGAAGATGAAATTGGAAAAGTTAATGAGGAATTGTTTttaaaagtgaaaaatgatCCTTGTTTTATGTGGAGTGAGGAGTGTGGTGAATTAATGCTTGAAAGAATGGAAAATAAAAATCCTATTTCTTTTGTGTTCACAAGTTGGGGTAATATGGGATTTAAAGAGATGGATTTTGGTTGGGGGAAACCTTTATGGTTGGGTCAAAGAGGTGGTACCAAAGAAACTATTCCAAATACTGTTGTGTTGATGGAAACATATGAGGGGATAGAGGCATGGATGACAATGGCAGAGAAACATTTAGATGTTTTGGAAAATGATAAAGAATTCATCAAATTTGCATTGCTTAATCCCAATGTTAATTTCAACTTAGTATAG
- the LOC101510656 gene encoding centromere protein C, with protein FSLPSSEPFHDFDSIHNHLRSMALQSPAKLVEQAKSISEDNYEFVTENLTQDVGNDVVVASEEGEEFPRKRRPGLGLNRARPRFSLKPTKKPSVEDLLPILDLKALKDPVEFFAAHEKRENAKREIQKQLGFLPSELNQDSNKPRERRPGLPGLNRRPIRYRHRSSTITLDNNDDVLSSQEAFESDSINPVNDNTDKDKASLASLDTEVTGSSAIQEKEVNDVLQGLLSCNSEDLEGDGAMNLLQERLQIKPIVPEILSVPDFPDYQPIDLKLLRGNLSKPRKALSDVDNLLKGINIKTPLRRDAGCIEKQLASPTPPRSPFASLLSLQKHISQSKPSVDPFATHEIDHVSTRNYSPTHMIHQEVNTDGSSKLSNELSAPIIEDVIAAGETNKILDISENSKEDNSGKSSDKVNALLFEDRVAVTETSSVQVPVINCTSTPQKSMVDNSREPEFDANVDLNEHHVDMDVDIGGSGMRQKVMDDTEGTQNIEPNEPYQFEDKTLEDNSQELTASISTDSANFNLVIPLADQSNPVGFQASSMNKQSRRSDDGPEQCLQEKTVGSVAPVNGQKRVKLRVQKESKGKKKLVQRKSLADAGTSWESGVRRSTRFRTRPLEYWKGERMVYGRVHQSLTTVIGVKCMSPGSDGKPTMKVKSFVSDKYKELFEIASLH; from the exons TTTTCACTTCCATCCTCCGAACCCTTCCACGATTTCGACTCCATCCACAACCATCTCAGATCCATG GCTTTGCAAAGTCCTGCTAAACTTGTAGAGCAGGCCAAGTCCATATCAGAAGACAATTATGAATTCGTCACAGAAAATTTAACACAAGATGTGGGAAATGATGTTGTTGTTGCTTCTGAAGAGGGTGAAGAATTTCCTCGAAAACGGAGACCGGGCTTAGGCCTCAATCGTGCACGTCCACGTTTCTCGCTGAAGCCAACCAAAAA GCCCTCTGTTGAGGATTTGTTACCAATTCTGGACCTAAAAGCCCTGAAAGATCCCGTGGAATTCTTCGCAGCCCATGAGAAGAGGGAAA ATGCAAAAAGAGAAATACAGAAACAGTTGGGTTTCCTGCCATCTGAGCTTAATCAGGATTCCAATAAACCACGTGAACGTCGACCTGGACTTCCCGGGCTTAATCGAAG GCCAATTAGATACAGACATAGGTCTTCAACAATAACTTTGGACAATAATGATGATGTCCTATCCTCCCAAGAGGCATTTGAATCTGACAGCATTAACCCTGTTAATGATAACACTGACAAAGACAAAGCTTCTCTTGCATCATTGGATACTGAAGTAACTG GTTCATCAGCTATTCAAGAGAAAGAGGTCAATGATGTATTGCAGGGATTGCTTTCTTGTAATTCTGAAGACCTAGAGGGGGATGGAGCAATGAATCTTTTGCAGGAGAGGTTACAGATCAAACCCATTGTTCCTGAGATATTATCAGTTCCAGACTTCCCAGATTACCAACCAATTGATCTGAAATTATTGCGAGGGAATTTGTCGAAGCCAAGAAAGGCATTATCCGATGTAGATAATTTGTTGAAAGGAATCAATATTAAGACACCGCTTAGACGAGATGCAGGATGCATTGAGAAGCAATTAGCTTCACCCACTCCACCAAGAAGTCCATTTGCTTCATTGTTATCATTGCAGAAGCACATTTCACAGTCAAAGCCATCAGTGGATCCATTTGCTACTCATGAAATTGATCATGTATCTACAAGAAACTATTCACCAACTCATATGATACACCAGGAAGTCAATACTGATGGCTCTAGCAAGCTGTCAAATGAGCTGAGTGCACCTATAATTGAAGATGTTATTGCTGCTGGTGAGACAAATAAAATTCTGGACATTTCTGAAAATTCCAAGGAAGACAACTCTGGGAAGTCATCAGATAAAGTTAATGCACTCTTATTTGAAGATAGAGTTGCAGTTACCGAGACAAGTTCAGTTCAGGTCCCTGTCATAAATTGCACCAGTACTCCTCAAAAGTCCATGGTGGATAATTCAAGGGAACCTGAGTTTGATGCTAATGTTGACTTGAATGAACATCATGTTGACATGGATGTGGATATTGGAGGCAGTGGTATGAGACAAAAGGTTATGGATGACACAGAAGGCACGCAAAATATTGAGCCAAATGAACCTTACCAATTTGAGGACAAA ACGCTGGAAGACAATTCGCAGGAACTTACAGCTTCTATTTCAACAGACAGTGCGAATTTCAATTTGGTGATTCCACTAG CTGATCAATCAAATCCAGTTGGGTTTCAAGCCAGCTCTATGAACAAACAGTCTAGAAGATCAGATGATGGTCCAGAACAGTGTTTACAG GAAAAGACAGTTGGTTCTGTGGCACCTGTTAATGGACAAAAGAGAGTTAAATTACGTGTGCAAAAAGAGTCCAAGGGTAAGAAGAAACTTGTGCAGAGGAAAAGCCTTGCAG ATGCTGGCACATCATGGGAGTCTGGAGTAAGGAGAAGCACCAGGTTCAGGACAAGGCCTTTGGAGTATTGGAAAGGGGAAAGAATGGTGTATGGTCGTGTACACCAGA GTTTGACTACTGTCATCGGCGTGAAGTGCATGTCTCCAGGAAGTGATGGAAAACCGACTATGAAGGTGAAATCATTTGTATCGGATAAATACAAAGAGCTTTTTGAGATAGCTTCTCTACATTGA